The following proteins are encoded in a genomic region of Phycisphaera sp.:
- a CDS encoding ligase-associated DNA damage response exonuclease, translating into MTARTTPPPLVSAAPGGLAVDVGGPEPIAMIDPWRPAPLAIITHAHADHAFRGSEKYLCSKPGVGVLRTRMGKDAVIEGHAYGEPFRVEGEGGAVEVTFFPAGHVLGSAQVRLRVLESERPADDRTWIVTGDCNFTARPEDPNPTCTRFQPVACDVLLIESTFGLPIYRWPDPKEEFAKLNEWWRSNATNGRTSIVMAYGLGKAQRVLAGLDPSIGPIGVHGAVEKLIPDYVEQGVELPEVVHTTQKARKGLRGVAMIIAPPGILGSPWLRSFGSTRTGMASGFMLVRGRRRWRSFDHGCVISDHADWPGLLGIVEASGAKSVGVTHGASEPLARYLAETRGLDTFVVPTRYRGEAEEEVASNQEGEGD; encoded by the coding sequence ATGACCGCACGGACCACCCCGCCACCGCTCGTATCCGCCGCCCCCGGCGGGCTGGCGGTCGACGTGGGCGGACCCGAGCCCATCGCCATGATCGACCCCTGGCGGCCCGCGCCGCTGGCGATCATCACGCATGCGCACGCGGACCATGCGTTCCGGGGCAGCGAGAAGTACCTGTGCTCGAAGCCCGGCGTCGGCGTCTTGCGGACGCGCATGGGCAAGGACGCGGTGATCGAGGGACACGCGTATGGCGAGCCGTTCCGCGTCGAGGGCGAGGGTGGTGCGGTCGAGGTCACGTTCTTTCCGGCCGGGCACGTGCTGGGATCGGCGCAGGTGCGGCTGCGCGTGCTCGAGAGCGAACGGCCGGCGGATGACCGCACGTGGATCGTGACGGGCGACTGCAACTTCACGGCTCGGCCAGAAGATCCCAATCCGACGTGCACGCGCTTCCAGCCGGTCGCCTGCGACGTGCTGCTGATCGAGAGCACGTTCGGGTTGCCGATCTATCGGTGGCCGGACCCCAAGGAAGAGTTCGCGAAGCTCAACGAGTGGTGGAGGTCGAACGCCACGAACGGGCGGACGAGCATCGTGATGGCGTACGGGCTCGGCAAGGCCCAGCGGGTGCTGGCGGGGCTCGACCCATCCATCGGGCCCATTGGGGTGCATGGAGCGGTGGAGAAGCTGATTCCCGATTATGTTGAACAGGGTGTCGAGTTGCCCGAGGTGGTGCACACCACGCAGAAGGCCCGCAAGGGCCTGCGCGGGGTGGCCATGATCATCGCGCCGCCGGGGATCCTTGGCTCGCCCTGGCTCCGGAGCTTCGGCTCGACGCGGACGGGCATGGCCAGCGGGTTCATGCTGGTGCGCGGGCGGCGAAGGTGGCGGAGTTTTGATCACGGCTGCGTCATCAGCGACCATGCCGATTGGCCGGGTCTGCTGGGGATCGTCGAGGCGAGCGGGGCGAAGAGCGTGGGCGTGACGCACGGCGCGAGCGAGCCGCTGGCGCGGTACCTGGCCGAGACGCGGGGGCTGGATACCTTCGTCGTGCCAACTCGGTACCGCGGGGAGGCCGAGGAAGAGGTCGCCAGCAACCAGGAAGGCGAGGGCGACTGA